The Sphingobacterium bambusae genome includes a window with the following:
- a CDS encoding phosphoadenylyl-sulfate reductase: MIAQIKHDIEGLEAIDIIRYVAQKYGSDAVFSTSFGIEDQVITHLLAEAKSKASIFTLETGRLFPETYYVWNRTLERYKLPIKAYYPNTQAVEELLSTKGPSSFYESVENRKECCFIRKIEPLQRAIKGFKIWITGIRADQSANREDMSAVEWDEANQIIKIHPLFHWTLADVEQFLKVNGVPYNPLHDKGFPSIGCQPCTRAIQPGEDFRAGRWWWEDKSKKECGLHVTTK; this comes from the coding sequence ATGATAGCACAAATTAAGCACGATATTGAAGGGCTAGAGGCCATTGATATCATCCGCTATGTTGCGCAAAAATATGGTAGCGACGCTGTCTTCTCTACTTCTTTCGGTATAGAAGACCAGGTGATTACGCACCTATTGGCGGAAGCAAAAAGCAAAGCCAGCATTTTTACATTGGAAACAGGACGTCTTTTTCCGGAAACCTACTACGTATGGAACCGGACCTTGGAGCGTTACAAATTGCCTATCAAGGCCTACTATCCGAATACCCAAGCGGTAGAAGAGCTGCTTTCCACAAAGGGGCCTTCCAGCTTTTATGAGTCGGTAGAAAACCGTAAGGAATGCTGCTTTATTCGAAAGATTGAACCCCTGCAACGGGCGATCAAAGGCTTTAAGATTTGGATCACGGGGATTCGCGCCGATCAGTCGGCCAACCGAGAGGATATGTCGGCCGTAGAATGGGATGAAGCTAATCAGATCATCAAGATACATCCCTTGTTCCATTGGACGCTCGCTGATGTGGAGCAGTTTCTAAAGGTAAATGGTGTTCCCTACAACCCGCTGCACGACAAGGGCTTTCCGAGTATAGGCTGCCAGCCGTGTACACGTGCGATACAGCCTGGTGAAGATTTCCGCGCCGGTCGCTGGTGGTGGGAAGACAAGAGTAAAAAAGAATGTGGTTTACATGTTACAACGAAATAA